One Lucilia cuprina isolate Lc7/37 chromosome 4, ASM2204524v1, whole genome shotgun sequence DNA segment encodes these proteins:
- the LOC111688304 gene encoding zinc finger protein 37 isoform X5 produces MSAAAFVMPNDLSDLCRVCLQLPEESQYLDLTTIYDEDDHLTYGECFTICTQIDLSAGEGVPHHLCKTCGLELQMSYDFHKKIEESKRVIEQCQKQIEEQKRNSNTDESQGLHTNTSGEGREVVQLLNEKYVISDDEEDVDEERAVSSQEMQNVSIMQSEFDTPAQEDDETDEMNIINKICHIEDKDTNTNMEHMDEHDVADDAEEMDDYQNLETLEDEEERLNDDIVPPEEEIITNTTITPCIPAGIRLPLPAGPPFICEFCGHSSKTKALLASHRHRKHRHKDSAYQCEKCDQQFSSKDIYDKHLKRVYCQKYPEFQCEYCSKKIIGSANYKIHLRFHKKIYPFECDRCGKGFMLAVHLKVHKQTKHENKRYVCEEANCGKFFKSQQSLKNHTYVHLGSLPYSCEYCGKMFTNRGSLRWHLKTCHGMEVTGQDLERMLVSAEISIKAEVQSVEFCEEEDV; encoded by the exons ATGTCTGCAGCCGCTTTTGTGATGCCTAATGACTTGTCTGATTTGTGTCGCGTGTGTTTGCAATTGCCAGAGGAGTCTCAATATTTGGATTTGACCACTATATATGATGAAGATGATCATTTAACTTACGGTGAATGTTTTACTATATGCACACAAATCGATTTAAGTGCCGGCGAAGGAGTGCCTCATCATTTGTGCAAAACTTGTGGTTTGGAACTGCAAATGTCctatgattttcataaaaaaattgaagaatCCAAAAGAGTGATAGAACAATGTCAAAAGCAAATAGAAGAACAAAAAAGGAATTCTAACACAGATGAGTCGCAAGGACTACATACAAATACTAGTGGAGAAGGTCGGGAGGTGGTTCAGCtactaaatgaaaaatatgtcaTAAGTGATGACGAGGAGGATGTTGATGAAGAGCGGGCGGTATCTTCTCAGGAAATGCAAAATGTTAGCATAATGCAATCGGAATTCGATACACCAGCCCAGGAGGATGATGAGACTGATGaaatgaatataataaataaaatttgtcataTAGAGGATAAAGATACGAACACAAATATGGAACACATGGATGAACATGATGTGGCCGATGATGCTGAAGAAATGGATGATTATCAAAATTTAGAAACACTAGAGGATGAAG AGGAACGTTTAAATGACGACATCGTCCCCCCAGAGGAAGAAATCATAACGAACACCACAATAACACCTTGTATACCAGCTGGTATTAGACTACCTTTACCTGCAGGGCCTCCATTTATATGTGAATTTTGTGGACATAGTTCCAAAACGAAAGCCCTATTAGCCTCACATCGTCATAGGAAACATCGTCATAAAGATTCTGCCTACCAATGTGAAAAATGTGATCAACAATTTAGTTCCAAGGATATCTATGACAAACATTTAAAACGTGTATATTGTCAAAAATATCCCGAATTTCAATGTGAATATTGTTCGAAGAAAATTATAGGATCtgcaaattataaaattcatttaagatttcacaaaaaaatctatCCCTTTGAGTGTGATCGATGTGGCAAAGGTTTTATGTTGGCCGTACACTTAAAGGTTCACAAACAAacgaaacatgaaaataaacgTTACGTATGCGAAGAGGCaaattgtggaaaatttttcaaatcacaacaatctttaaaaaatcatacataTGTGCATTTGGGCTCTTTGCCGTATTCATGTGAATATTGTGGGAAAATGTTTACGAATAGAGGAAG CTTACGTTGGCATTTAAAAACATGTCATGGTATGGAAGTTACTGGGCAAGATTTGGAACGTATGTTAGTATCTGCAGAAATATCAATTAAAGCAGAGGTTCAATCAGTCGAATTTTGTGAAGAGGaagatgtttaa
- the LOC111688304 gene encoding zinc finger protein 699 isoform X4: MSAAAFVMPNDLSDLCRVCLQLPEESQYLDLTTIYDEDDHLTYGECFTICTQIDLSAGEGVPHHLCKTCGLELQMSYDFHKKIEESKRVIEQCQKQIEEQKRNSNTDESQGLHTNTSGEGREVVQLLNEKYVISDDEEDVDEERAVSSQEMQNVSIMQSEFDTPAQEDDETDEMNIINKICHIEDKDTNTNMEHMDEHDVADDAEEMDDYQNLETLEDEDLPSFMFKEERLNDDIVPPEEEIITNTTITPCIPAGIRLPLPAGPPFICEFCGHSSKTKALLASHRHRKHRHKDSAYQCEKCDQQFSSKDIYDKHLKRVYCQKYPEFQCEYCSKKIIGSANYKIHLRFHKKIYPFECDRCGKGFMLAVHLKVHKQTKHENKRYVCEEANCGKFFKSQQSLKNHTYVHLGSLPYSCEYCGKMFTNRGSLRWHLKTCHGMEVTGQDLERMLVSAEISIKAEVQSVEFCEEEDV, from the exons ATGTCTGCAGCCGCTTTTGTGATGCCTAATGACTTGTCTGATTTGTGTCGCGTGTGTTTGCAATTGCCAGAGGAGTCTCAATATTTGGATTTGACCACTATATATGATGAAGATGATCATTTAACTTACGGTGAATGTTTTACTATATGCACACAAATCGATTTAAGTGCCGGCGAAGGAGTGCCTCATCATTTGTGCAAAACTTGTGGTTTGGAACTGCAAATGTCctatgattttcataaaaaaattgaagaatCCAAAAGAGTGATAGAACAATGTCAAAAGCAAATAGAAGAACAAAAAAGGAATTCTAACACAGATGAGTCGCAAGGACTACATACAAATACTAGTGGAGAAGGTCGGGAGGTGGTTCAGCtactaaatgaaaaatatgtcaTAAGTGATGACGAGGAGGATGTTGATGAAGAGCGGGCGGTATCTTCTCAGGAAATGCAAAATGTTAGCATAATGCAATCGGAATTCGATACACCAGCCCAGGAGGATGATGAGACTGATGaaatgaatataataaataaaatttgtcataTAGAGGATAAAGATACGAACACAAATATGGAACACATGGATGAACATGATGTGGCCGATGATGCTGAAGAAATGGATGATTATCAAAATTTAGAAACACTAGAGGATGAAG ACCTTCCATCTTTTATGTTTAAAGAGGAACGTTTAAATGACGACATCGTCCCCCCAGAGGAAGAAATCATAACGAACACCACAATAACACCTTGTATACCAGCTGGTATTAGACTACCTTTACCTGCAGGGCCTCCATTTATATGTGAATTTTGTGGACATAGTTCCAAAACGAAAGCCCTATTAGCCTCACATCGTCATAGGAAACATCGTCATAAAGATTCTGCCTACCAATGTGAAAAATGTGATCAACAATTTAGTTCCAAGGATATCTATGACAAACATTTAAAACGTGTATATTGTCAAAAATATCCCGAATTTCAATGTGAATATTGTTCGAAGAAAATTATAGGATCtgcaaattataaaattcatttaagatttcacaaaaaaatctatCCCTTTGAGTGTGATCGATGTGGCAAAGGTTTTATGTTGGCCGTACACTTAAAGGTTCACAAACAAacgaaacatgaaaataaacgTTACGTATGCGAAGAGGCaaattgtggaaaatttttcaaatcacaacaatctttaaaaaatcatacataTGTGCATTTGGGCTCTTTGCCGTATTCATGTGAATATTGTGGGAAAATGTTTACGAATAGAGGAAG CTTACGTTGGCATTTAAAAACATGTCATGGTATGGAAGTTACTGGGCAAGATTTGGAACGTATGTTAGTATCTGCAGAAATATCAATTAAAGCAGAGGTTCAATCAGTCGAATTTTGTGAAGAGGaagatgtttaa
- the LOC111688314 gene encoding uncharacterized protein LOC111688314, which translates to MGLIETTIPSRDKITLIVPVFPENTTLPSIEIPEEGSFYILIPLGVLLGIVILALLVCLMASHRRNLVHMYCKKRQARRFLYEDNEYDSPLEQDPDAVEEEEDEVDNEDNPTKSLLRGKLQINNRYENYLSTSHLNRSSDIFT; encoded by the exons ATGGGTTTAATAGAAACAACAATACCAAGTCGTGATAAAATAACTCTAATTGTTCCAGTATTTCCGGAAAATACCACATTGCCATCGATAGAAATCCCTGAAGAAGGTAGCTTTTATATACTAATACCACTGGGAGTGCTTCTGGGCATTGTAATATTAGCTTTATTG gtgTGTCTGATGGCCAGCCATAGAAGGAATTTGGTTCATATGTACTGCAAGAAGCGACAAGCAAGACGTTTCCTTTATGAAGATAATGAATATGATTCTCCTTTGGAACAAGATCCCGATGCTGTGGAGGAAGAAGAAGATGAAGTAGACAATGAAGATAATCCCACAAAAAGTTTACTAAGaggaaaattacaaattaataat CGTTATGAAAACTATTTGAGTACATCACATCTCAACAGATCTTCCgatatatttacttaa
- the LOC111688304 gene encoding zinc finger protein 181 isoform X2, translating to MSAAAFVMPNDLSDLCRVCLQLPEESQYLDLTTIYDEDDHLTYGECFTICTQIDLSAGEGVPHHLCKTCGLELQMSYDFHKKIEESKRVIEQCQKQIEEQKRNSNTDESQGLHTNTSGEGREVVQLLNEKYVISDDEEDVDEERAVSSQEMQNVSIMQSEFDTPAQEDDETDEMNIINKICHIEDKDTNTNMEHMDEHDVADDAEEMDDYQNLETLEDEAKNVTLPQTYHHNNMDLNNFIHINRPDFCANVQRYVPPLSEETVIEEEISQDATDKWLYTLADMETEVQPNTTNSKEISQLKMKLRSTTNSVNKINECKDKNHDNSEHKLKEKTIDSITFTVEATSFDQANLKSYICKICLKPFESNNRLTWHMRMHDKNRKRFVCPVQICGRIYASKQACDLHYKQSHLDEGFICLLCHKIFSAKQTLEVHMRYHTKEFPYQCNLCERKFAQKGHLTQHIEVKHQNIRYICTEPDCGKIFQNSVSLRNHAYTHSSMPFKCNHCDKEYPQKNKLRSHLMNKHKLDYSLKDLESMRQFNIVRTRHAYVKVQTIAADESVNDDSEDT from the exons ATGTCTGCAGCCGCTTTTGTGATGCCTAATGACTTGTCTGATTTGTGTCGCGTGTGTTTGCAATTGCCAGAGGAGTCTCAATATTTGGATTTGACCACTATATATGATGAAGATGATCATTTAACTTACGGTGAATGTTTTACTATATGCACACAAATCGATTTAAGTGCCGGCGAAGGAGTGCCTCATCATTTGTGCAAAACTTGTGGTTTGGAACTGCAAATGTCctatgattttcataaaaaaattgaagaatCCAAAAGAGTGATAGAACAATGTCAAAAGCAAATAGAAGAACAAAAAAGGAATTCTAACACAGATGAGTCGCAAGGACTACATACAAATACTAGTGGAGAAGGTCGGGAGGTGGTTCAGCtactaaatgaaaaatatgtcaTAAGTGATGACGAGGAGGATGTTGATGAAGAGCGGGCGGTATCTTCTCAGGAAATGCAAAATGTTAGCATAATGCAATCGGAATTCGATACACCAGCCCAGGAGGATGATGAGACTGATGaaatgaatataataaataaaatttgtcataTAGAGGATAAAGATACGAACACAAATATGGAACACATGGATGAACATGATGTGGCCGATGATGCTGAAGAAATGGATGATTATCAAAATTTAGAAACACTAGAGGATGAAG cTAAAAATGTAACTTTACCTCAAACCTACCACCATAATAATatggatttaaataattttattcatataaatcGACCCGATTTTTGTGCAAATGTACAACGTTATGTGCCACCTCTTTCCGAAGAAACCGTTATTGAAGAAGAAATATCACAAGATGCCACGGACAAGTGGTTATACACTCTAGCTGATATGGAAACAGAAGTTCAACCAAACACCACTAATAGTAAAGAAATATCTcagttaaaaatgaaattaagatcGACAACAAACTCAGTGAATAAAATTAACGAATGTAAAGATAAAAATCACGATAATTCCGAAcataaactaaaagaaaaaactatagatTCAATAACATTTACGGTGGAAGCAACATCTTTTGATCAAGCCaatttaaaatcatatatttgtaaaatttgccTTAAACCATTTGAAAGTAATAATCGACTAACATGGCACATGCGTATGCATGATAAAAATCGCAAACGTTTTGTGTGTCCCGTACAAATATGCGGACGTATATATGCCTCCAAACAAGCCTGTGATCTTCACTATAAACAATCACATCTGGATGAGGGATTTATTTGTCTCTTATGTCACAAAATCTTTTCAGCGAAGCAAACTTTAGAAGTTCATATGCGTTATCATACAAAAGAGTTTCCGTATCAGTGTAATCTTTGTGAGCGAAAATTTGCCCAAAAGGGTCACTTAACGCAACACATTGAGGTTAAACATCAGAATATAAGATACATTTGTACCGAACCCGATTGtggtaaaatatttcaaaatagcGTTTCTCTGCGCAATCATGCTTATACACATTCATCGATGCCTTTTAAGTGTAATCATTGTGATAAGGAGTATCCTCAGAAGAACAA gttAAGATCCCACCTAATGAATAAACACAAGTTAGATTATTCTCTAAAAGATTTAGAGTCCATGCGTCAATTTAATATTGTACGTACGCGTCATGCTTATGTTAAGGTGCAAACAATAGCCGCCGACGAATCAGTGAACGATGATTCAGAGGATACATGA
- the LOC111688304 gene encoding myoneurin isoform X1, which yields MSAAAFVMPNDLSDLCRVCLQLPEESQYLDLTTIYDEDDHLTYGECFTICTQIDLSAGEGVPHHLCKTCGLELQMSYDFHKKIEESKRVIEQCQKQIEEQKRNSNTDESQGLHTNTSGEGREVVQLLNEKYVISDDEEDVDEERAVSSQEMQNVSIMQSEFDTPAQEDDETDEMNIINKICHIEDKDTNTNMEHMDEHDVADDAEEMDDYQNLETLEDEETETLQIKCGENTIPIQVTKYNTIKCGVNEEYVEYAEEEENVVDEGVAESERDKILNEEYVQEPNDEDIAEHLRWQDNVVAVASKEHLPIEIEDDDDDDDEQEEGDDEHEAIYETNENHIIIEDSSHDDKVEDEKIETVNNNDGNNTTTRKRHVGSYSCDFCHRVFPNYSRMKTHRRCHEKDRPKFSCSQCGRMYATKQARDCHVQTAHEKSGFTCSICNKVFAIRKSLEIHVRYHTGDFPHACNLCDKKFAQVCHLNTHINVKHNKIRFSCDYPGCGKFFTSSSSLRNHEFTHGIMPFECEYCQQGYPAKAKLRIHILRKHGMDLSKDQLENMRKFHVMRSKVNLVQFVDS from the exons ATGTCTGCAGCCGCTTTTGTGATGCCTAATGACTTGTCTGATTTGTGTCGCGTGTGTTTGCAATTGCCAGAGGAGTCTCAATATTTGGATTTGACCACTATATATGATGAAGATGATCATTTAACTTACGGTGAATGTTTTACTATATGCACACAAATCGATTTAAGTGCCGGCGAAGGAGTGCCTCATCATTTGTGCAAAACTTGTGGTTTGGAACTGCAAATGTCctatgattttcataaaaaaattgaagaatCCAAAAGAGTGATAGAACAATGTCAAAAGCAAATAGAAGAACAAAAAAGGAATTCTAACACAGATGAGTCGCAAGGACTACATACAAATACTAGTGGAGAAGGTCGGGAGGTGGTTCAGCtactaaatgaaaaatatgtcaTAAGTGATGACGAGGAGGATGTTGATGAAGAGCGGGCGGTATCTTCTCAGGAAATGCAAAATGTTAGCATAATGCAATCGGAATTCGATACACCAGCCCAGGAGGATGATGAGACTGATGaaatgaatataataaataaaatttgtcataTAGAGGATAAAGATACGAACACAAATATGGAACACATGGATGAACATGATGTGGCCGATGATGCTGAAGAAATGGATGATTATCAAAATTTAGAAACACTAGAGGATGAAG AAACGGAAACACTACAAATAAAATGTGGTGAAAACACAATACCCATACAAGTAACAAAATACAATACTATTAAATGTGGCGTAAATGAAGAATATGTGGAATATGCTGAAGAAGAGGAAAATGTGGTGGATGAGGGAGTGGCGGAATCAGAGCgggataaaatattaaatgaggAGTATGTACAAGAACCAAATGATGAAGATATAGCGGAACATTTAAGATGGCAAGATAATGTTGTAGCTGTAGCCAGTAAAGAACATTTACCCATTGAAAttgaggatgatgatgatgatgatgatgaacaGGAGGAGGGAGATGATGAACACGAGGCAATATATGAAACAAATGAAAATCACATAATAATTGAAGATAGTTCACATGATGACAAAGTTGAAGATGAAAAAATTGAAACAGTCAATAACAACGATGGTAATAACACTACAACACGTAAACGTCATGTAGGTTCCTACAGCTGTGACTTTTGTCATCGTGTCTTTCCCAACTATTCACGCATGAAAACTCATCGTCGTTGTCATGAAAAAGATCGTCCTAAATTCTCTTGTTCTCAATGTGGTCGCATGTATGCCACCAAACAGGCCCGAGATTGTCATGTGCAAACGGCTCATGAAAAATCCGGGTTTACCTGTAGCATTTGTAATAAAGTTTTTGCCATACGCAAAAGTCTAGAGATACATGTACGCTATCATACGGGTGATTTTCCACATGCTTGCAATTTATGTGATAAAAAGTTTGCACAAGTCTGCCATTTGAATACCCACATTAATgttaaacacaataaaatacGTTTTTCCTGTGATTATCCGGGTTGTGGGAAGTTTTTCACCTCCTCTTCATCGTTGCGTAATCATGAATTTACTCATGGCATAATGCCATTCGAATGTGAATATTGTCAGCAGGGTTATCCGGCTAAAgcaaa gtTAAGAATACATATACTACGTAAGCATGGCATGGACCTCAGTAAAGATCAATTGGAAAATATGCGTAAATTTCATGTTATGCGTTCAAAAGTTAATTTGGTGCAATTTGTGGATTCGTAG
- the LOC111688313 gene encoding S-adenosylmethionine mitochondrial carrier protein homolog: METELIQGNVNPLAAPVTAASHTHSFVNALVAGGVAGMVVDIALFPIDTVKTRLQSEKGFWRSGGFKGVYKGLAPAAAGSAPTAALFFCAYENFKTLFSNVAGCTKNSPYIHMISASSAEVLACLIRVPVEIAKQRRQTLGNKSQQGALQILWTAYKTEGLRKGVYRGFGSTIMREIPFSFIQFPLWEFFKLQWTPMTGLDSTPFSVALCGAVAGGISAGLTTPLDVVKTRIMLAEQNSSIRKLPIPKVLSSIYRERGFKGLFAGFVPRVMWITLGGAFFFGFYDLTCRLLGAESNTANNA; encoded by the exons ATGGAAACTGAATTGATACAAGGCAATGTTAACCCTCTGGCAGCACCCGTGACAGCAGCGTCTCATACTCATAGTTTTGTTAATGCATTAGTG gCTGGTGGAGTTGCTGGTATGGTTGTGGATATAGCATTATTTCCCATAGACACGGTTAAAACACGTTTACAGAGTGAAAAAGGCTTTTGGCGTTCTGGCGGTTTCAAAGGAGTGTACAAAGGTTTAGCACCTGCTGCAGCCGGTAGTGCTCCCACAGCCGCCTTATTTTTCTGTgcctatgaaaattttaaaactttattcagCAATGTAGCAGGATGTACGAAAAATTCACCCTATATACACATGATTTCAGCTTCAAGTGCAGAAGTG CTTGCCTGTTTAATACGGGTGCCCGTAGAAATTGCCAAACAACGTAGACAAACTCTAGGAAATAAATCGCAGCAGGGAGCTTTACAGATACTATGGACTGCTTATAAAACAGAGGGTCTAAGAAAGGGTGTTTATCGGGGTTTTGGTTCTACCATAATGCGTGAAATACCATTTAGTTTTATACAGTTTCCTCTATGGGAATTCTTTAAATTACAATGGACTCCTATGACGGGATTGGATTCTACACCATTTTCGGTGGCATTATGTGGTGCTGTAGCTGGTGGTATTTCAGCTGGTTTAACTACGCCTTTAGATGTGGTTAAGACAAGAATTATGTTGGCCGAACAGAATAGTTCGATACGGAAATTGCCCATACCAAAAGTATTGTCTTCCATATATCGTGAAAGAGGTTTCAAAGg TTTATTTGCCGGTTTTGTGCCTCGTGTTATGTGGATTACCTTAGGTGGCGcatttttctttggtttttatGATTTAACCTGCCGTCTATTGGGTGCAGAGAGTAATACAGCAAACAATgcttag
- the LOC124419288 gene encoding relaxin receptor 2 has translation MGDSIDNTIFDTIFDTLAKVRFRYEYTTLGMNIMEVVDKTIVDGLQRLINNPLKHLSGDTFFNNYHLEALSLSHTPLRIESSFMQWLNISYLNLTGIRFDMIEFDALKVIPNLKYIIYDRFYFCSMTPNIRMCKPNSDGVSSFKDLLSKPVLRYSAWIMAFITITGNIMVLWGRFIYRDENIAVTMVIRNLAMADILMGFYLLTIGLQDYRYRDIYNTVALDWITSWHCAAIGILAVSSSEVSMLILAFMSLERFLLIADPFRGHHRISSRNIFIALLTIWLMGVGIAVAPVILWHSSSKFYGAYSGTCFPLHIQEPYPLGWQYSAFMFLGVNLFLLVMIALLYSALLISIWRTRKATPLSLLDCEFAVRFFFIVLTDVLCWAPIIIVKIWVFFNYNISDDIYAWLVVFILPLNSAVNPLLYTFTTPKYRNQILSRGWKKITSRRRHEPSNGLATTIATATGSSNPDEYSGKAIALVVSK, from the exons ATGGGCGATTCTATTGACAATACTATATTCGATACTATATTCGATACTCTAGCCAAGGTACGATTTAGATATGAATATACGACTTTAGGTATGAATATAATGGAGGTtgtagacaagacaatagtcgACGGTCTACA aCGTTTAATTAACAATCCCTTAAAGCACTTAAGTGgagatacattttttaataattatcatttGGAGGCTTT ATCTTTGAGTCATACCCCCTTAAGAATAGAAAGTTCTTTTATGCAATGGTTAAATATTTCCTATCTAAATCTGACTGGCATACGTTTCGATATGATCGAATTTGATGCTTTGAAAGTAATAcccaatttgaaatatattatctATGATCGTTTTTACTTCTGTTCGATGACACCAAATATACGCATGTGTAAACCCAATTCAGATGGTGTATCTTCGTTTAAGGATCTATTGAGTAAACCGGTTTTACGCTATTCTGCCTGGATAATGGCTTTTATAACGATTACTGGTAATATAATGGTGTTATGGGGTCGTTTTATATATCGTGATGAAAATATCGCTGTAACAATGGTTATACGTAATTTAGCTATGGCGGATATATTAATGGGATTTTATTTGTTGACAATTGGTTTACAGGATTACCGTTATCGGGATATATATAATAC TGTCGCTTTAGATTGGATTACCTCGTGGCATTGTGCCGCCATTGGCATCTTAGCTGTCAGTTCTTCCGAAGTTTCTATGCTCATATTGGCATTTATGTCTTTGGAGCGTTTTCTTCTAATAGCAGATCCCTTTAGAGGACATCATCGCATCAGTTcgagaaatatatttatagcaTTACTCACCATTTGGCTTATGGGTGTTGGCATAGCAGTGGCTCCTGTCATACTCTGGCATTcaagttcaaaattttatgGTGCCTATTCGGGCACCTGTTTCCCTTTGCATATACAAGAACCCTATCCCTTAGGTTGGCAGTATTCAGCCTTTATGTTTTTGGGTGTTAATCTATTTCTACTCGTAATGATTGCACTTTTGTATAGCGCTTTATTAATATCAATATGGCGTACACGTAAAGCAACACCACTCTCACTATTGGATTGTGAATTTGCTGTGCGGTTTTTCTTTATAGTCCTGACAGACGTTCTATGTTGGGCACCCATCATTATCGTTAAAATATGGGTTTTCTTTAACTACAACATTTCgg ATGATATTTATGCTTGGTTGGTGGTTTTTATATTGCCCTTAAATTCAGCTGTTAATCCTCTTTTGTATACGTTTACAACACCCAAATATCGTAATCAAATTTTGTCGCGCGGTTGGAAGAAAATAACCTCACGTCGTCGTCATGAACCATCAAATGGTTTAGCAACAACTATTGCCACCGCTACAGGTTCATCAAATCCCG ATGAATACAGTGGCAAGGCCATAGCTTTAGTGGtatcaaaataa
- the LOC111688304 gene encoding zinc finger Y-chromosomal protein 2 isoform X3, which produces MSAAAFVMPNDLSDLCRVCLQLPEESQYLDLTTIYDEDDHLTYGECFTICTQIDLSAGEGVPHHLCKTCGLELQMSYDFHKKIEESKRVIEQCQKQIEEQKRNSNTDESQGLHTNTSGEGREVVQLLNEKYVISDDEEDVDEERAVSSQEMQNVSIMQSEFDTPAQEDDETDEMNIINKICHIEDKDTNTNMEHMDEHDVADDAEEMDDYQNLETLEDEEKRTRVETNLKIKTETLNEEEQTMLKEEILKVPTETYFLANDINKGIKTEISMENNDNQDPLRGEHFIIRHVEEENATADVIKIENDTFSEYIVASPPTIIPEVVVPPLATHQQLYERSQPMAPSFVCEFCGHSMPTKNALYKHRLRKHNVKGFSVQQTPLTVNCNLCSKEFANRSLLRHHINSIHVKKGFVCEHCGYNLPTMNAVYQHRLRKHRDPKKQQKQLLRYKCTHCSELFETAKSLSLHKAKKHEKKSTVAAAEANDCFECEDCGYKLPTKNAFYQHRLRKHKRHRNDTKNSLS; this is translated from the exons ATGTCTGCAGCCGCTTTTGTGATGCCTAATGACTTGTCTGATTTGTGTCGCGTGTGTTTGCAATTGCCAGAGGAGTCTCAATATTTGGATTTGACCACTATATATGATGAAGATGATCATTTAACTTACGGTGAATGTTTTACTATATGCACACAAATCGATTTAAGTGCCGGCGAAGGAGTGCCTCATCATTTGTGCAAAACTTGTGGTTTGGAACTGCAAATGTCctatgattttcataaaaaaattgaagaatCCAAAAGAGTGATAGAACAATGTCAAAAGCAAATAGAAGAACAAAAAAGGAATTCTAACACAGATGAGTCGCAAGGACTACATACAAATACTAGTGGAGAAGGTCGGGAGGTGGTTCAGCtactaaatgaaaaatatgtcaTAAGTGATGACGAGGAGGATGTTGATGAAGAGCGGGCGGTATCTTCTCAGGAAATGCAAAATGTTAGCATAATGCAATCGGAATTCGATACACCAGCCCAGGAGGATGATGAGACTGATGaaatgaatataataaataaaatttgtcataTAGAGGATAAAGATACGAACACAAATATGGAACACATGGATGAACATGATGTGGCCGATGATGCTGAAGAAATGGATGATTATCAAAATTTAGAAACACTAGAGGATGAAG aaaaaagaacaagagttgaaactaatttaaaaataaaaactgaaaccTTAAATGAAGAGGAACAAACTATGCTAAAAGAAGAGATATTAAAAGTACCAACAGAAACATATTTCTTAGCAAATGATATTAATAAaggaattaaaactgaaatatcAATGGAAAATAATGATAATCAGGATCCCTTGAGGGGCGAACACTTTATCATTAGACATGTTGAAGAGGAAAATGCAACTGCTgatgttattaaaattgaaaatgacaCATTTAGTGAATATATTGTAGCAAGTCCACCCACCATAATACCAGAAGTTGTTGTTCCGCCTCTAGCCACTCACCAGCAACTCTATGAGCGGAGTCAACCTATGGCACCTTCATTTGTATGTGAATTCTGTGGTCACAGTATGCCAACCAAGAATGCCTTATACAAACATCGTTTGCGGAAACACAATGTAAAGGGCTTTTCAGTGCAACAGACACCCTTAACCGTAAATTGTAATTTGTGTTCTAAAGAGTTTGCTAACAGGTCCTTGCTGAGACATCACATAAATAGCATTCATGTAAAAAAGGGTTTTGTTTGTGAGCATTGTGGTTATAATTTACCCACAATGAATGCTGTCTATCAACATCGTTTACGGAAACATCGTGATCCCaagaaacaacaaaagcaacttTTGCGTTACAAATGTACTCACTGTTCAGAGTTATTTGAAACGGCTAAGAGTTTAAGTTTACACAAGGCAAAGAAACATGAAAAGAAAAGTACTGTGGCAGCAGCAGAAGCAAACGATTGTTTTGAATGTGAAGATTGTGGTTATAAATTGCCCACGAAAAATGCATTTTATCAACATCGTCTAAGAAAACATAAACGTCATAGAAATGATACGAAAAATTCCTTAAGCTGA